The proteins below are encoded in one region of Micromonospora sp. DSM 45708:
- a CDS encoding MFS transporter, producing MNLKPYREALALPGLRSLLLVSVLARIPLTAVGVTLTFYVVLDLGRGYGAAGLVGAAATVGTAIGAPLLGRLVDRHGLRPVLLLCTIVEGTFWAAAPTLSYPVLLPTAFLAGLLALPVFSVVRQSVAALVPAEQRRPAYALDSMSVELSFMVGPALAVALATAVTPRLTLWAVGAGIVASGLCFWLLNPPTRSADEPAGPRRAVPRREWLTPRLLSVLAVSLAATLVLGGTDVAVVAVLRASGEVGWTGAVLAAWAVASLVGGFAYGAVRRSFSPLALMAVLSLTTIPVGLGGSHWWLLCLALIPAGALCAPTIAATSDAVSRLAPPGVRGLAMGLHGSAVTIGIALGAPLAGAVIDASAPAWGFVVTGAIGVLVALAVLPVELRHRRTPPPSTDAATPEPDLAPATP from the coding sequence GTGAACCTGAAGCCCTACCGGGAGGCGCTCGCCCTGCCCGGCCTGCGCTCGCTGCTGCTGGTGTCGGTGCTGGCCCGCATCCCGCTGACCGCGGTCGGGGTGACGCTCACCTTCTACGTGGTGCTCGACCTGGGGCGGGGCTACGGCGCCGCCGGACTGGTCGGCGCCGCGGCCACCGTCGGCACGGCGATCGGCGCCCCGCTGCTCGGGCGGCTGGTCGATCGCCACGGCCTCCGGCCGGTGCTGCTGCTCTGCACGATCGTCGAGGGCACGTTCTGGGCCGCCGCGCCCACCCTTTCGTACCCGGTGCTGCTGCCCACCGCGTTCCTGGCCGGGCTGCTCGCGTTGCCGGTCTTCTCGGTGGTCCGCCAGTCCGTCGCCGCGCTGGTCCCGGCGGAGCAACGCCGCCCGGCGTACGCGCTGGACTCGATGTCGGTCGAGCTGTCGTTCATGGTGGGCCCGGCGCTCGCGGTGGCGCTGGCGACCGCCGTCACGCCGCGTCTCACGCTCTGGGCGGTCGGCGCCGGCATCGTCGCCTCCGGCCTCTGCTTCTGGCTGCTGAACCCGCCGACCCGGTCCGCCGACGAGCCGGCCGGGCCGCGGCGCGCGGTGCCCCGCCGGGAGTGGCTCACCCCGCGGCTGCTCTCCGTGCTGGCGGTCAGCCTGGCCGCCACGCTGGTGCTGGGCGGCACCGACGTCGCCGTGGTGGCGGTGCTCCGCGCCAGCGGCGAGGTCGGCTGGACCGGCGCGGTGCTGGCCGCCTGGGCGGTCGCCTCGCTGGTGGGCGGCTTCGCCTACGGTGCGGTACGCCGCTCGTTCTCCCCGCTGGCGCTGATGGCGGTGCTCAGCCTCACCACGATTCCGGTCGGGCTGGGCGGTTCGCACTGGTGGTTGCTCTGCCTGGCGCTGATCCCGGCGGGCGCGCTCTGCGCGCCCACCATCGCGGCCACCTCGGACGCGGTCAGCCGACTGGCCCCGCCCGGCGTACGCGGCCTGGCGATGGGGCTGCACGGCTCCGCCGTCACGATCGGCATCGCCCTGGGCGCGCCGTTGGCCGGGGCCGTGATCGACGCCTCCGCGCCGGCCTGGGGCTTCGTGGTCACCGGCGCGATCGGCGTGCTGGTGGCGCTGGCGGTGCTCCCCGTCGAGCTGCGCCACCGCCGCACCCCACCGCCCTCCACCGACGCTGCCACACCCGAGCCCGACCTGGCCCCCGCCACCCCCTGA
- the clpS gene encoding ATP-dependent Clp protease adapter ClpS, with protein sequence MAAPQVAPVETPDTAEVPVSDRPWVTIVWDDPVNLMTYVTWVFQKLFGYSREKAEQLMLDVHHKGKAVVSSGARERMEHDAAQLHAYGLWATVDRS encoded by the coding sequence ATGGCGGCTCCACAGGTTGCGCCGGTCGAGACGCCGGACACCGCAGAGGTGCCGGTCTCCGACCGGCCATGGGTGACCATCGTCTGGGACGATCCGGTCAACCTGATGACGTACGTGACCTGGGTGTTCCAGAAGCTGTTCGGGTACAGCAGGGAGAAGGCGGAGCAGCTCATGCTGGACGTGCACCACAAGGGCAAGGCGGTGGTCTCCAGCGGGGCCCGGGAGCGCATGGAGCACGACGCGGCGCAGCTGCACGCGTACGGGCTGTGGGCGACGGTGGACCGCTCATGA
- the ctaD gene encoding aa3-type cytochrome oxidase subunit I, producing MTTVAPKPVVTRPWPVREPVKGSALARLLRTTDAKQIGIMYMVTAFAFFMIGGLMALIMRAELARPGLQFLSPEQYNQLFTMHGTIMLLFFATPIVFAFANYVVPLQIGAPDVSFPRLNAFAYWLYLFGGTLAVAGFISPGGAADFGWTAYTPLSSVEHSPGVGANMWVVGLAISGLGTILGAVNLITTILTLRAPGMTMFRMPIFTWNMLVTSLLAILVFPLLAAALFALAADRLVGAHVYDPATGGPMLWQHLFWFFGHPEVYIVALPFFGIITEIIPVFSRKPIFGYKGLVAATVAIAALSMSVWAHHMFATGQVLLPFFSFLSYLIAVPTGMKFFNWIGTMWRGQISFETPMLWAIGFLVTFLFGGLTGVLLASPPIDFHLHDSYFVVAHFHYVLFGTIVFAVFAGIYFWFPKMTGRMLDERLGKIHFWLTMIGFHTTFLVQHWLGAEGMPRRYADYQADDGFTTLNMVSTIGAFITGISTLPFIWNCWKSYKTGPVVEVDDPWGHGNSLEWATSCPPPLRNFDRMPRIRSERPAFDAKFPELAAGQSVAGPPEGGAKPLTSEVNGGASYQEDTAGNLDQR from the coding sequence GTGACCACCGTCGCACCCAAGCCGGTCGTGACCCGGCCCTGGCCGGTCCGCGAGCCGGTCAAGGGGTCGGCCCTCGCGCGGCTGCTGCGCACCACGGACGCGAAGCAGATCGGGATCATGTACATGGTCACCGCGTTCGCGTTCTTCATGATCGGTGGCCTGATGGCCCTGATCATGCGCGCCGAGCTGGCGCGACCGGGGCTGCAGTTCCTGTCGCCCGAGCAGTACAACCAGCTCTTCACCATGCACGGCACGATCATGCTGCTGTTCTTCGCGACGCCGATCGTGTTCGCCTTCGCGAACTACGTGGTGCCGCTCCAGATCGGCGCGCCCGACGTGTCGTTCCCCCGGCTCAACGCGTTCGCGTACTGGCTCTACCTCTTCGGCGGCACGCTGGCCGTCGCCGGCTTCATCAGCCCCGGCGGCGCGGCCGACTTCGGCTGGACGGCCTACACGCCGCTGAGCAGCGTCGAGCACTCCCCGGGCGTCGGCGCCAACATGTGGGTGGTCGGCCTGGCCATCTCCGGTCTGGGCACCATCCTCGGCGCGGTCAACCTGATCACCACGATCCTGACCCTGCGCGCGCCCGGCATGACCATGTTCCGGATGCCGATCTTCACCTGGAACATGCTGGTCACCAGCCTGCTGGCCATCCTGGTCTTCCCGCTGCTGGCCGCCGCGCTGTTCGCGCTCGCCGCGGACCGCCTGGTCGGCGCCCACGTGTACGACCCGGCGACCGGTGGGCCGATGCTCTGGCAGCACCTGTTCTGGTTCTTCGGGCACCCCGAGGTCTACATCGTGGCGCTGCCGTTCTTCGGCATCATCACCGAGATCATCCCGGTCTTCTCCCGGAAGCCGATCTTCGGTTACAAGGGCCTGGTGGCGGCCACCGTCGCCATCGCCGCGCTGTCGATGAGCGTCTGGGCGCACCACATGTTCGCCACCGGCCAGGTGCTGCTGCCGTTCTTCAGCTTCCTGAGCTACCTGATCGCGGTGCCCACCGGCATGAAGTTCTTCAACTGGATCGGCACCATGTGGCGGGGCCAGATCAGCTTCGAGACGCCGATGCTGTGGGCCATCGGCTTCCTGGTGACGTTCCTCTTCGGCGGCCTGACCGGGGTGCTGCTGGCCAGCCCGCCGATCGACTTCCACCTGCACGACTCCTACTTCGTGGTGGCGCACTTCCACTACGTGCTGTTCGGCACCATCGTGTTCGCGGTCTTCGCCGGCATCTACTTCTGGTTCCCGAAGATGACCGGCCGGATGCTCGACGAGCGGCTCGGCAAGATCCACTTCTGGCTGACCATGATCGGCTTCCACACCACATTCCTGGTGCAGCACTGGCTCGGCGCCGAGGGCATGCCCCGGCGGTACGCCGACTACCAGGCCGACGACGGCTTCACCACGCTGAACATGGTCTCCACCATCGGCGCGTTCATCACCGGCATCTCGACCCTGCCGTTCATCTGGAACTGCTGGAAGTCGTACAAGACCGGCCCGGTGGTCGAGGTCGACGACCCGTGGGGCCACGGCAACTCGCTGGAGTGGGCCACCTCCTGCCCGCCGCCGCTGCGGAACTTCGACCGGATGCCGCGGATCCGCTCCGAGCGGCCCGCGTTCGACGCGAAGTTCCCCGAGCTGGCCGCCGGGCAGAGCGTCGCCGGCCCGCCGGAGGGTGGTGCCAAGCCGCTGACCAGCGAGGTCAACGGTGGCGCCAGCTACCAGGAGGACACCGCCGGAAACCTCGACCAGCGCTGA
- a CDS encoding FAD-dependent monooxygenase — MGGSPLRILVVGAGVAGLAVARALRLAGFRPDVTDRLPPGERTDTGLYLPGNAARAMRRLDLDGPLRPLGQVIHRQRFLDAAGAPLCEVDLDTLWAGVGECRALPRAELHRVLLTGAGGAVRHGAEVSTVEPHTSGVTVGFTDGTGGEYDLVVGADGPRSAVRTLAALGGPPRPAGQVVYRAVVRGGPPVTDWTALLGQRAGFLLVPLGAGRLYCYADEAGTALPADPLARLHELFDGYGGPVPEVLAALETVHVERTEEVELGRWFHGRVLLVGDAAHAVAPTLSQGAAMALEDAVVLAESLRAAGSVEAALIAYESRRRPRTRWVRDRTRDRNRTRDVPPALRDPLLRGRGGRIFGEHYRLLTGPL, encoded by the coding sequence ATGGGTGGTTCTCCCCTGCGCATCCTCGTCGTCGGCGCGGGCGTCGCCGGCCTCGCCGTGGCCCGGGCGCTGCGCCTGGCGGGGTTCCGGCCGGACGTCACCGACCGGCTGCCGCCCGGCGAGCGCACCGACACCGGCCTCTACCTTCCCGGCAACGCGGCGCGGGCGATGCGCCGGCTCGACCTGGACGGGCCGCTGCGACCACTCGGCCAGGTGATCCACCGGCAGCGCTTCCTCGACGCCGCCGGGGCGCCGCTGTGCGAGGTCGACCTGGACACGCTCTGGGCCGGGGTGGGGGAGTGCCGGGCCCTGCCCCGCGCCGAACTGCACCGGGTGCTGCTCACCGGCGCCGGCGGCGCGGTCCGGCACGGCGCCGAGGTGAGCACCGTCGAACCCCACACCTCCGGCGTCACCGTCGGCTTCACCGACGGCACCGGCGGCGAGTACGACCTGGTCGTCGGCGCGGACGGGCCCCGGTCCGCGGTCCGCACCCTGGCCGCCCTCGGCGGTCCGCCCCGCCCCGCCGGGCAGGTGGTCTACCGCGCCGTGGTGCGCGGCGGCCCGCCGGTCACCGACTGGACCGCCCTGCTCGGCCAGCGGGCCGGCTTCCTGCTGGTGCCGCTCGGCGCCGGCCGGCTCTACTGCTACGCCGACGAGGCCGGCACCGCCCTGCCGGCCGACCCGCTCGCCCGGCTGCACGAGCTGTTCGACGGGTACGGCGGCCCGGTGCCCGAGGTGCTCGCCGCGCTGGAGACGGTGCACGTCGAACGCACCGAGGAGGTCGAGCTGGGCCGCTGGTTCCACGGCCGGGTGCTGCTGGTCGGTGACGCCGCTCACGCCGTCGCGCCGACGCTCTCCCAGGGCGCCGCCATGGCGTTGGAGGACGCGGTCGTGCTCGCCGAGTCGCTCCGGGCCGCCGGCAGCGTCGAGGCCGCGCTGATCGCGTACGAGAGCCGGCGTCGGCCGCGTACCCGCTGGGTGCGGGACCGGACCCGGGACCGCAACCGCACCCGCGACGTGCCGCCGGCGCTGCGCGACCCGTTGCTGCGCGGACGCGGCGGCCGGATCTTCGGCGAGCACTACCGGCTTCTCACCGGTCCGCTGTAG
- a CDS encoding MoaD/ThiS family protein, with amino-acid sequence MAIEVRIPTILRSYTGGAKVVEGSGDTLADLLTDLDSRHAGLRGRLVTDAGALHRFVNVYVNDEDVRFLGALDAKLNDGDSVTILPAVAGGAFGFAAAAAIASHSAAAAAIASHAGSARAVVVR; translated from the coding sequence ATGGCCATCGAGGTTCGCATCCCCACCATCCTGCGCAGCTACACCGGCGGCGCGAAGGTCGTCGAGGGCAGTGGCGACACGCTCGCCGACCTGCTCACCGACCTGGACTCCCGGCACGCCGGCCTGCGGGGCCGGCTGGTCACCGACGCCGGCGCGTTGCACCGGTTCGTCAACGTCTACGTCAACGACGAGGACGTCCGCTTCCTCGGCGCGCTCGACGCGAAGCTCAACGACGGCGACAGCGTGACCATCCTGCCGGCCGTGGCCGGCGGCGCGTTCGGCTTCGCCGCGGCGGCGGCGATCGCGTCGCACAGCGCCGCGGCGGCGGCGATCGCGTCGCACGCGGGGTCAGCGCGCGCCGTCGTCGTCCGCTAG
- a CDS encoding nicotinate phosphoribosyltransferase, with amino-acid sequence MSTLRPALLTDHYELTMVSAALADGTADRRCVFEVFSRRLPAGRRYGVVAGTGRLIEMIRDFRFDPTEIDFLRRTGVVDDRAAQWLADYRFTGDVDGYAEGELFFPGSPILTVSGTFAECVVLETLVLSVLNYDCAVAAAAARMVTAARGRALIEMGSRRAHEEAAVAAARAAYLAGFRFTSNLAAGQRYGIPTAGTAAHAFTLLHDDERTAFASQVATLGKDTTLLVDTYDIAQGIRNAIAVAGPELRAVRIDSGDLAVIAQQSRELLDSLGATETKIIVSGDLDEYAIASLAAEPVDMYGAGTAVVTGSGAPTAGLVYKLVEVEGRPVVKRSEHKSTIGGRKVAVRRHKPTGTATEEVIVPQGVPDRQPNDRLLQHSYVVSGEPVTLPTLDESREHLRQCLISIPWEGLKLSGGDPAVPVTVVPAT; translated from the coding sequence GTGAGCACCCTTCGCCCCGCGCTGCTGACCGACCACTACGAGCTGACCATGGTCAGCGCCGCGCTCGCCGACGGCACGGCCGACCGACGCTGCGTCTTCGAGGTGTTCAGCCGGCGGCTGCCGGCCGGCCGCCGCTACGGGGTGGTCGCCGGCACCGGCCGGCTGATCGAGATGATCCGCGACTTCCGGTTCGACCCGACGGAGATCGACTTCCTGCGCCGGACCGGCGTGGTCGACGACCGGGCCGCGCAGTGGCTGGCCGACTACCGCTTCACCGGCGACGTCGACGGCTACGCCGAGGGCGAGCTGTTCTTCCCCGGCTCACCGATCCTCACCGTGTCGGGCACGTTCGCCGAGTGCGTGGTGCTGGAGACGCTGGTGTTGTCCGTGCTCAATTACGACTGCGCGGTCGCCGCGGCGGCGGCCCGGATGGTCACCGCCGCCCGGGGCCGGGCGCTGATCGAGATGGGCTCCCGCCGGGCGCACGAGGAGGCGGCGGTGGCCGCCGCGCGGGCGGCGTACCTGGCCGGATTCCGGTTCACCTCCAACCTGGCCGCCGGGCAGCGTTACGGCATCCCGACCGCCGGCACCGCCGCGCACGCGTTCACCCTGCTGCACGACGACGAGCGGACCGCGTTCGCGTCCCAGGTCGCCACGCTGGGCAAGGACACCACGCTGCTGGTCGACACGTACGACATCGCGCAGGGCATCCGCAACGCCATCGCGGTCGCCGGGCCCGAGCTGCGGGCGGTCCGGATCGACTCGGGTGACCTGGCGGTGATCGCCCAGCAGTCCCGCGAGTTGCTCGACTCGCTCGGCGCCACCGAAACGAAGATCATCGTCTCCGGCGACCTGGACGAGTACGCGATCGCCTCGCTCGCCGCCGAGCCGGTCGACATGTACGGCGCCGGCACCGCCGTGGTGACCGGCTCGGGCGCGCCCACCGCCGGTCTGGTCTACAAGCTGGTCGAGGTGGAGGGGCGGCCGGTGGTCAAGCGCTCCGAGCACAAGTCCACCATCGGCGGCCGGAAGGTGGCCGTCCGCCGGCACAAGCCGACCGGCACCGCCACCGAGGAGGTCATCGTGCCGCAGGGCGTGCCGGACCGGCAGCCCAACGACCGGCTGCTCCAGCACTCGTACGTGGTGTCCGGCGAGCCGGTGACGCTGCCCACGCTCGACGAGTCCCGGGAGCACCTGCGGCAGTGCCTGATCTCCATCCCGTGGGAGGGGCTCAAGCTCTCCGGCGGCGACCCGGCCGTTCCGGTGACCGTCGTACCCGCGACCTGA
- a CDS encoding isochorismatase family protein codes for MANALIIVDVQNDFCEGGSLAVGGGAGVAGGISRLLAAEPGRWDHVVATKDYHVDPGAHFGDPPDFVDSWPRHCVVGTSGSEFHPELETGRVEAIFHKGEHAAAYSGFEGQAPDGECLADWLRRHDVDRVDVVGIATDHCVRATALDAAREGFHTTVLLDLTAAVAPETLDVALRALDGAGVAMVGEPVIKAA; via the coding sequence ATGGCGAACGCCTTGATCATCGTGGACGTACAGAACGACTTCTGCGAGGGCGGCTCCCTCGCGGTCGGCGGCGGGGCCGGCGTGGCCGGCGGCATCTCCCGGCTGCTCGCCGCCGAACCGGGCCGCTGGGACCACGTGGTCGCGACCAAGGACTACCACGTCGACCCGGGCGCGCACTTCGGCGACCCGCCGGACTTCGTCGACTCCTGGCCCCGACACTGCGTGGTCGGCACGTCCGGCTCCGAGTTCCACCCCGAGCTGGAGACCGGCCGGGTGGAGGCGATCTTCCACAAGGGCGAGCACGCCGCCGCGTACTCCGGTTTCGAGGGGCAGGCACCCGACGGCGAGTGCCTGGCCGACTGGCTGCGCCGGCACGACGTGGACCGGGTCGACGTGGTCGGCATCGCCACCGACCACTGCGTCCGTGCGACCGCGCTGGACGCCGCCCGGGAGGGCTTCCACACCACCGTGCTGCTGGACCTGACCGCCGCCGTCGCGCCGGAGACGCTCGACGTGGCGCTGCGCGCGCTCGACGGCGCCGGCGTCGCCATGGTGGGCGAACCTGTGATCAAGGCCGCTTGA
- a CDS encoding DUF2017 domain-containing protein: MSMFRRRGDRYVASFAVDEVRVLRKVASEVVGLLTDGFDHGDPVVGRLFPEVYPDDDAGTAEFRRYTEGDLKTAKIDQAGAILAALPDGDAGGEVRLDAEAAEAWLRALNDARLAMGVRLEIKDGTDLGEELDDAVAADPASSRVFQLSVYAYLGYLQESLLNALID; encoded by the coding sequence ATGAGCATGTTCCGTCGCCGGGGCGACCGCTACGTGGCCAGTTTCGCGGTCGACGAGGTGCGGGTGCTGCGCAAGGTCGCCTCCGAGGTGGTCGGGCTGCTGACCGACGGCTTCGACCACGGCGACCCGGTGGTCGGCCGGCTCTTCCCGGAGGTCTACCCGGACGACGACGCCGGCACCGCCGAGTTCCGTCGCTACACCGAGGGCGACCTGAAGACCGCGAAGATCGACCAGGCCGGCGCGATCCTCGCCGCGCTGCCCGACGGTGACGCGGGCGGCGAGGTGCGGCTGGACGCGGAGGCGGCGGAGGCGTGGCTGCGGGCGCTCAACGACGCCCGGCTGGCGATGGGCGTCCGGCTGGAGATCAAGGACGGCACCGACCTGGGTGAGGAGCTGGACGACGCGGTCGCCGCGGACCCGGCCTCGTCCCGGGTGTTCCAACTGTCGGTCTACGCCTATCTCGGATATCTCCAGGAGTCCCTGCTCAACGCGCTCATCGACTGA
- a CDS encoding M67 family metallopeptidase — MLSIDRSIIDAIVAHARRDHPDEACGVVAGPAGGDTPTRHIPMDNAARSMTFYEFDSMEQLRVWREMDDRDEEPVVIYHSHTATEAYPSRTDVSFAGEPGAHYLLVSTREPDTEEIRSFRIVDGVVTEEPVEIVDAAVDPNAVQSYMFGQSPATVDYECSGR, encoded by the coding sequence GTGCTGAGCATCGACCGGTCGATCATCGACGCGATCGTGGCCCACGCGCGCCGGGACCACCCGGACGAGGCGTGTGGCGTGGTCGCCGGTCCCGCCGGCGGCGACACCCCGACCCGGCACATCCCGATGGACAATGCCGCCCGCTCGATGACGTTCTACGAGTTCGATTCGATGGAGCAGTTGCGGGTCTGGCGCGAGATGGACGACCGCGACGAGGAGCCGGTCGTCATCTACCACTCGCACACCGCGACGGAGGCCTACCCGTCCCGCACGGACGTCTCCTTCGCGGGCGAGCCGGGTGCGCACTACCTGCTCGTCTCCACCCGTGAGCCCGACACCGAGGAGATCCGCTCCTTCCGGATCGTCGACGGGGTGGTCACCGAGGAGCCGGTCGAGATCGTGGACGCCGCCGTGGACCCGAACGCCGTCCAGTCCTACATGTTCGGGCAGAGCCCGGCGACGGTCGACTACGAGTGTTCCGGCCGCTGA
- a CDS encoding LuxR C-terminal-related transcriptional regulator, with amino-acid sequence MTRWEFVGRADELHRLSSTIGGPDGRGLLFSGDAGVGKSRLLREGVAALSPERFAIWSVAASATTAALPFGGLVQVLPAAQPQGLSPAGILRWAVDLLQEQAAGRPIVLAVDDAHLLDPPSAALVHLIARSENATVIGTLRNGEQIPLPIRALWTDDLVELMELGPLGRSETTGLLAAILGGPVDAGSSDRLFRLSAGNPLLLRELVLAAGDELDRRYGIWKWTGRLELAPSLTDLIDTRIGRLTPGVRAVVELVAFGEPLGLHLLERAVEPADVEVAEERGLIAMVRDDRRLNVRLAHPLYGEVMRRHCPVSRTRRLQATLAELLEQVGKRRRDDLLRVAVWRLDSGTAQNVTLLLDAAVQAFGRYDVPLATRLARAALEAGGGTDAAELLATILMFGDRPEEALRVLDQVAGEIRDDRRRSRWLTVRGMVSYWGLNRESTVEEIAARGEELTDPADRSRVRAFEAIMRLHRLDVDVAVRLAQEVLDRPAAPMAARELARCTLAHLQAAQGQYRRSATAIARVQAEAACWRSDMPYLQLAMELARGTRLALSGDLAGIDAIVADEFADLAGAGDFRLGTGYLAILQAYAARLRGRGDDALRTSLGACAVLATSRVYAGLAHAERAQAAALRGDAAHAAEAMAEADRTHAPGMAVLYPWLEQARGAAQAASGDLPGATKHLCALADRLREDRLAGHELHVLLDLVRLDQAAAPVGPTCTDGSRRTVAQRLAELSEQIDGVLPPLVARYGRAALDGSPDDLLAVADGFADRDLVVYAAEATAMALHRLRDARAGVPAPARERLADLLRRCDEISTPALRLLRPALSDREWEIARLAAVGLTSRAIAERLFLSTRTVENHLQRVYSKLGVTRRSELRTALGSMPGHDGTDSA; translated from the coding sequence ATGACCAGGTGGGAGTTCGTCGGCCGAGCGGATGAACTCCACCGTCTGTCGTCCACGATCGGCGGTCCGGACGGTCGTGGCCTGCTCTTCAGCGGCGACGCCGGGGTGGGCAAGAGCCGCCTCCTGCGGGAGGGGGTGGCCGCGCTCTCCCCCGAGCGCTTCGCGATCTGGTCGGTCGCCGCCAGCGCCACCACCGCCGCGCTGCCGTTCGGCGGGCTGGTCCAGGTGCTCCCCGCCGCGCAACCGCAGGGCCTCTCCCCCGCCGGGATCCTGCGCTGGGCGGTGGATCTGCTCCAGGAGCAGGCCGCGGGCCGGCCCATCGTGCTGGCCGTCGACGACGCGCACCTGCTCGACCCGCCCTCGGCGGCGCTGGTGCACCTGATCGCCCGATCGGAGAACGCCACCGTGATCGGCACGCTGCGCAACGGCGAGCAGATCCCGCTGCCGATCCGCGCGTTGTGGACCGACGACCTGGTCGAACTGATGGAGCTGGGCCCGCTCGGCCGCAGCGAGACCACCGGCCTGCTCGCCGCGATCCTCGGCGGCCCGGTCGACGCCGGCTCCTCCGACCGGCTGTTTCGGCTCTCCGCCGGCAACCCGCTGCTGCTGCGCGAGCTGGTGCTGGCCGCCGGCGACGAACTCGACCGCAGGTACGGGATCTGGAAGTGGACCGGCCGGCTGGAGCTGGCACCCAGCCTCACCGACCTGATCGACACCCGGATCGGCCGGCTCACCCCCGGCGTCCGGGCGGTGGTGGAGCTGGTCGCCTTCGGCGAGCCACTGGGCCTGCACCTGCTGGAGCGGGCGGTCGAGCCGGCGGACGTGGAGGTGGCCGAGGAGCGCGGGCTCATCGCCATGGTCCGCGACGACCGGCGGCTCAACGTCCGCCTGGCCCACCCGCTCTACGGCGAGGTGATGCGCCGGCACTGCCCGGTCAGCCGCACCCGTCGGCTCCAGGCCACCCTGGCCGAGCTGCTGGAACAGGTCGGCAAGCGCCGTCGCGACGATCTGCTGCGGGTCGCGGTGTGGCGGCTCGACTCCGGCACGGCGCAGAACGTGACGCTGCTGCTCGACGCCGCCGTGCAGGCGTTCGGCCGGTACGACGTGCCGCTGGCCACCCGGCTGGCCCGGGCCGCGTTGGAGGCCGGCGGCGGCACGGACGCCGCGGAGCTGCTCGCCACCATCCTCATGTTCGGCGACCGGCCGGAGGAGGCGCTCCGGGTGCTCGACCAGGTCGCCGGCGAGATCCGCGACGACCGGCGCCGCAGCCGCTGGCTGACCGTCCGGGGCATGGTCAGCTACTGGGGGCTCAACCGAGAGTCCACGGTGGAGGAGATCGCCGCCCGCGGCGAGGAGCTGACCGACCCCGCCGACCGGTCCCGGGTCCGCGCCTTCGAGGCCATCATGCGGCTGCACCGGCTGGACGTCGACGTCGCGGTGCGGCTGGCCCAGGAGGTGCTGGACCGCCCGGCCGCCCCGATGGCGGCCCGGGAACTGGCCCGCTGCACGCTCGCCCACCTCCAGGCCGCGCAGGGGCAGTACCGTCGCAGCGCCACCGCGATCGCCAGGGTGCAGGCCGAGGCGGCGTGCTGGCGCTCCGACATGCCCTACCTCCAGCTCGCCATGGAACTGGCCCGGGGCACCAGACTGGCGCTCTCCGGCGACCTGGCCGGCATCGACGCGATCGTCGCCGACGAGTTCGCCGACCTGGCCGGCGCCGGTGACTTCCGGCTCGGCACCGGCTACCTGGCCATCCTCCAGGCGTACGCGGCACGGCTGCGCGGGCGCGGCGACGACGCGCTCAGGACCAGCCTGGGCGCGTGCGCGGTGCTCGCCACCAGCCGGGTCTACGCCGGCCTGGCCCACGCCGAGCGCGCCCAGGCCGCGGCCCTGCGCGGGGACGCGGCGCACGCCGCCGAGGCGATGGCCGAGGCGGACCGGACGCACGCGCCCGGGATGGCCGTCCTCTACCCGTGGCTGGAGCAGGCCCGGGGTGCCGCGCAGGCGGCGTCCGGCGACCTGCCGGGCGCCACCAAGCACCTCTGCGCGCTGGCCGACCGGCTGCGCGAGGACCGCCTCGCCGGCCACGAGCTGCACGTCCTGCTCGACCTGGTCCGGCTCGACCAGGCCGCCGCGCCGGTCGGACCCACCTGCACCGACGGCAGCCGGCGCACCGTGGCGCAGCGCCTGGCGGAACTCTCCGAACAGATCGACGGCGTCCTGCCGCCGCTGGTGGCCCGGTACGGCCGGGCCGCGCTCGACGGTTCGCCCGACGACCTGCTCGCGGTCGCCGACGGCTTCGCCGACCGGGACCTGGTCGTCTACGCCGCCGAGGCGACCGCGATGGCGCTGCACCGGCTGCGGGACGCCCGGGCCGGCGTCCCCGCGCCGGCCCGGGAACGCCTCGCCGACCTGCTGCGCCGCTGCGACGAGATCTCCACCCCGGCGTTGCGGCTGCTCCGGCCGGCGCTCAGCGACCGCGAGTGGGAGATCGCCCGCCTCGCCGCCGTGGGGCTGACCAGCCGCGCGATCGCGGAGCGGCTGTTCCTCTCCACCCGCACGGTGGAGAACCACCTGCAACGCGTCTACAGCAAGCTCGGCGTCACCCGCCGTAGCGAGCTGCGGACCGCGCTGGGGTCGATGCCGGGGCACGACGGCACGGATTCGGCCTGA